The Streptomyces puniciscabiei genomic interval CACAGTCTCGGTGTCGGGGAAGTGATCGTCACTCACATGCCGTTCCACCGGCCGCCCGGCATGAGCCCCCGACGGCCTGCTCGACGACGTTTGGATCCAAGTGCTGCTCGGCGTCGTGGAGGAGGTTTTCGATGTCTCCGGAATCGAGGCTAGTGCCTTCACCCAGGGCAGATTCCCGTGGTCAATGACATGCGAGGCAGTCTGCTGGTTACGCCTCGTGCGGCCACTGGGGCTGCGCGGCGTTCGGAGTGATGAACACCGCAAGGCAGCGGAACTCGCCACTTGGACTCTTCAGTTGGGTGTACTGACGCCAGGCGAGCGTGTAGGCGCCGCGCAGCACTCGGGTGTTGTCCGGGAAGGAACCGCCGGCCCACAGCAAGGTACCGCTCAGTTCGCGCCCGTGGTGGATGCGGAACTCCTCGTCCCTGGTGGGCATCCTGCGTTGCCTGGGGCGCCACAGGGCCGCCTCGTTTGTGATGAGCAGGGCCAGCCCGTTCTGGTCCTCGCGGTCGCAGAAGCGTTCCAGCCTTGCTACGTCCCGCAGGAAGTCCCTACGTGCGACGTCCGGGGCGTTGTGTCCGCGCAAGGCGTACTCCTCGGGAGGCGTCCCTGCTGTACCCGACCATTGTCGGGTCACGTACTTGAACTCGATGGCCGTACGGCCCGCCGGCCCCAGGCACAGTAGGTCCAGGTACTCCGAGGCGTTGCTTCCGCGCACCGGGATCTCGAGACGGCACCTGACCTCCGGTGCGACCTCGCCTACAGCGAGGGCGAAACTGTGCTGGAGATCGGCCTCGGAGTGGAACACCGGCCGCCGCGCGCGTAGACACTCCAGGACTTCGTCCAGCGTGGCGGTACCCGCGATCGACTCCAGGGTGGCGGGCGGGGGCGGGGGTGTCGGCGTCGGCGTGGCCATGACGCCATTGAAGACTGTGCTGCCTGCCCATGTCAGCTGATAGTCGACTACCGTCCACGGGACGTCGGCCACATCGCTGGACGCCGAAGCGCCCATGATCCGCCGAACGCATCTTCAAAGGGGGCCGATACCGAGGATGCCGTCGGGCGGCAGCGATCTCCTGAAGAAGGTGCGTACGACGGAACCCGGGCTTGCTCGACTACTGGGTGCAGCGGCGGCGTGCATCGTGACCGACGGTTATCGAGTCGCGCCTCGGGAGCACGTTCCGCACGCGGTACGGCCTCCTCTGATGCTGGTCAGGGTGAGGGTGATGGCCGTGCTCGGTTCGGCCACCGGATCGGGGGCACTTCTTGCAGCCGGTGGTTCCCGACCGGACGGATGACAGGCGCGTCATGACCTCGTTTCCGCAGGAACAGCGGCAGCGCCAACGGTCCGCTCGTGCACGTCGGCAGGGCCGTTCTCGCCGCGAGGAGACTTCGCTCGCGGTACGGATTCGTTCAGGACGGCTATGAGGTCGAAGAGGTCTCCCAGTGCTGCCGACGGTTCGGCGCTGCTTACGGTATCGACGTATCGCCGCGCTCGTGAGCGGGCGGCTCGTGGGTTGTGTCCTTCGGAGCTCATTGGTCCGCGAATGGTCCGGCAGGAACTCTCCTGCCAGACGGTAGCTTTGAGAAGCCAATTGATTACAGTGGGCCGATCGCGTGCGAGCTGGTTGTTCCCGGTACCATCGGAAATCCCGCTCTTGGGGTCACAACTCGGTGAGTCCGAGTTGGCGCAGCATGCCGAGTTCGTCGCTGCTGCCCCAGCGTTCGACGAGCTTTCCGTCGCTGTCGAAGCGGCTGATCTGCATGCCCCGGTAGCTTGCCTTCCTGCCGGTCGCCGGCCGTCCCATCAGCGGCCCCAGATGCGTTCCGGTGATGGTGTAGGCAAAAGCCAACTCGTCGTCGGTGGCCACCAGATGCTCCACCGCGACGTGCAGGTCGGGAAAGGCTGCCCGCAG includes:
- a CDS encoding ester cyclase; the protein is MPMSQQTNIAAQTAFAEAVITGDLAALDEIVAPDSIDHDPAPGQLPGPEGYKAMFADLRAAFPDLHVAVEHLVATDDELAFAYTITGTHLGPLMGRPATGRKASYRGMQISRFDSDGKLVERWGSSDELGMLRQLGLTEL